From the genome of Gorilla gorilla gorilla isolate KB3781 chromosome 4, NHGRI_mGorGor1-v2.1_pri, whole genome shotgun sequence, one region includes:
- the SMIM23 gene encoding small integral membrane protein 23 isoform X1, with the protein MATQQVDSRRQVAAEQVAAQLLERRRGSHCDDEKQVRPGQTLLALLILVLYLSTEIWGSSWEVSERIRECNYYQNLAVPQGLEYQTDEPSEEPIKTIRNWLKEKLHVFSEKLEEEVQQLEQLAWDLELWLDALLGEPHQEEHCSTWGWAWGLGREHKGGEGLPGISLSRAEL; encoded by the exons ATGGCAACCCAGCAAGTGGACAGCAGAAGGCAGGTGGCAGCAGAGCAGGTGGCAGCCCAGCTGCTTGAACGGAGAAGGGGCAGCCACTGTGATGACGAGAAGCAGGTGAGGCCAGGCCAG ACGCTGTTGGCATTGCTGATCTTGGTGCTGTACTTGAGCACGGAGATATGGG GAAGCAGTTGGGAGGTGTCAGAAAGGATCAGAGAATGTAACTACTACCAGAATCTTGCAGTTCCCCAG GGGCTTGAATATCAGACCGACGAGCCCTCAGAAGAACCGATAAAGACCATCAGGAACTGGCTGAAGGAGAAGTTGCATGTCTTCTCGGAGAAGTTAGAGGAAGAAGTGCAGCAGCTGGAGCAGCTAGCGTGGGACCTTGAACTGTGGCTGGATGCTCTTCTGGGAGAGCCGCACCAGGAGGAGCACTGCTCCACGTGGGGgtgggcctggggcctggggagaGAGCACAAAGGTGGGGAGGGGTTGCCAGGGATTTCTCTAAGCAGGGCAGAGCTCTGA
- the SMIM23 gene encoding small integral membrane protein 23 isoform X2, translated as MATQQVDSRRQVAAEQVAAQLLERRRGSHCDDEKQTLLALLILVLYLSTEIWGSSWEVSERIRECNYYQNLAVPQGLEYQTDEPSEEPIKTIRNWLKEKLHVFSEKLEEEVQQLEQLAWDLELWLDALLGEPHQEEHCSTWGWAWGLGREHKGGEGLPGISLSRAEL; from the exons ATGGCAACCCAGCAAGTGGACAGCAGAAGGCAGGTGGCAGCAGAGCAGGTGGCAGCCCAGCTGCTTGAACGGAGAAGGGGCAGCCACTGTGATGACGAGAAGCAG ACGCTGTTGGCATTGCTGATCTTGGTGCTGTACTTGAGCACGGAGATATGGG GAAGCAGTTGGGAGGTGTCAGAAAGGATCAGAGAATGTAACTACTACCAGAATCTTGCAGTTCCCCAG GGGCTTGAATATCAGACCGACGAGCCCTCAGAAGAACCGATAAAGACCATCAGGAACTGGCTGAAGGAGAAGTTGCATGTCTTCTCGGAGAAGTTAGAGGAAGAAGTGCAGCAGCTGGAGCAGCTAGCGTGGGACCTTGAACTGTGGCTGGATGCTCTTCTGGGAGAGCCGCACCAGGAGGAGCACTGCTCCACGTGGGGgtgggcctggggcctggggagaGAGCACAAAGGTGGGGAGGGGTTGCCAGGGATTTCTCTAAGCAGGGCAGAGCTCTGA